A portion of the Intestinibacillus sp. Marseille-P6563 genome contains these proteins:
- a CDS encoding XdhC family protein produces MDPNGYRALARLLKGGSGVIRKTCLDEAALGRAENLTGAVGLVGMDAGGQPFTGFPCEVELDGERVLFEQFSREKVLLICGGGHVSRPVSTFGKLLGYQVLVADDRPEFAARERFPDADETACADFTDLLRRYDWDAYPDTSVVIVTRGHAADIACLRQVVGRDLPYIGMIGSHKKNAAVFDVLRREGVTDAQLAAVHAPIGLPIGGQTPEEIAVSIAAELVQTRQGKGQAVFSEAMLDALLDEGSAGGIMATVVRKRGSAPRGPGARLLLLPSGEALGTIGGGLAEYQALETMRGLLAAPRPMLTHIDMANGEAGKDGLICGGSVDVLFEVVT; encoded by the coding sequence ATGGACCCGAATGGATACCGTGCGCTCGCGCGGCTTTTAAAGGGCGGCAGCGGTGTGATACGAAAAACCTGCCTGGACGAAGCGGCCCTCGGCCGGGCTGAGAACCTGACCGGCGCAGTCGGGCTCGTCGGCATGGACGCGGGCGGCCAGCCCTTCACCGGCTTTCCCTGCGAAGTCGAGCTGGACGGCGAGCGGGTGCTTTTTGAGCAGTTTTCGCGCGAAAAGGTGCTGCTCATCTGCGGGGGCGGGCATGTGTCCCGTCCGGTGAGCACGTTCGGCAAGCTGCTCGGCTATCAGGTGCTGGTGGCCGACGACCGGCCGGAGTTTGCGGCCCGGGAGCGGTTCCCGGACGCGGACGAAACCGCCTGCGCCGATTTTACCGACCTGTTGCGCCGGTACGACTGGGACGCGTATCCGGATACCTCGGTCGTCATCGTCACGCGCGGCCACGCGGCCGACATCGCCTGCCTGCGGCAGGTTGTGGGCCGGGACCTGCCCTACATCGGCATGATCGGCAGCCACAAGAAAAACGCCGCCGTGTTTGATGTGCTGCGGCGTGAGGGCGTGACCGACGCGCAGCTGGCCGCTGTCCATGCGCCCATCGGCCTGCCCATCGGCGGGCAGACGCCCGAGGAAATTGCGGTATCAATCGCCGCCGAGTTGGTGCAGACCCGGCAGGGCAAGGGACAGGCTGTGTTCTCCGAAGCCATGCTGGACGCCCTGCTGGACGAGGGCAGCGCGGGCGGTATCATGGCGACCGTAGTGCGCAAGCGCGGCTCGGCGCCGCGCGGGCCGGGTGCACGCCTTTTGCTACTGCCCTCGGGCGAAGCGCTGGGCACCATCGGCGGCGGACTGGCCGAATACCAGGCGCTCGAAACCATGCGCGGCCTGTTGGCTGCGCCCCGGCCCATGCTCACGCACATCGACATGGCCAACGGCGAAGCTGGGAAGGATGGACTCATCTGCGGCGGGTCGGTGGACGTACTGTTTGAGGTGGTCACGTGA
- the rplM gene encoding 50S ribosomal protein L13, whose amino-acid sequence MSTFMAKAGTTERKWYVLDAAGKPLGRTAATAAMLLRGKHKTDFTPHVDGGDFVIIINAEKAVLTGKKLEQKYYRHHTGWVGGLKEVQYRTLMAEKPELAMQLAVKGMLPKNSIGRQSATRLKIFKGAEHNHAAQKPEVWDK is encoded by the coding sequence ATGTCTACTTTTATGGCAAAGGCAGGAACCACCGAGCGCAAGTGGTATGTACTCGACGCTGCTGGCAAGCCGCTCGGCCGCACCGCTGCGACCGCTGCGATGCTCCTGCGCGGCAAGCATAAGACCGATTTCACCCCGCACGTGGACGGCGGCGATTTCGTCATCATCATCAACGCAGAGAAGGCGGTTCTGACCGGCAAGAAGCTGGAGCAGAAGTATTACCGTCATCACACCGGCTGGGTTGGCGGCCTGAAGGAAGTGCAGTACCGCACTCTGATGGCAGAAAAGCCCGAGCTGGCAATGCAGCTGGCTGTTAAGGGTATGCTCCCGAAGAACAGCATCGGCCGTCAGTCGGCTACCCGTCTGAAGATCTTCAAGGGCGCTGAGCACAACCATGCAGCGCAGAAGCCCGAAGTTTGGGACAAGTAA
- a CDS encoding aminotransferase class V-fold PLP-dependent enzyme: MIYLDCAATSFLKPSCVAQAVFDAMHTIGSDGRGAHGLALAASRVVWRCREQVAELFGLTDPARVCFTSGSTEALNTAILGLFGPKDHVITTALEHNSVLRPLYHSGAELTVLPADEKGQIDLSGLEAARQRNTRAVVCTHVSNVTGEVVDIGRIGAFCREHGLLFILDASQSAGVFDIDMERDGISVLCFTGHKSLLGPQGTGGLCVAEGVSIRPLVVGGSGVHSFSRTHPGEYPTRLEAGTLNAHGLAGLSAALDWLDAQGLEPLRQREQALARRFYQGVCDAPGVKIYGDWSNPDRAAIVALNLEGEDAGAVSDALYEDFGICTRPGAHCAPLMHRALGTEEQGIVRFSFSHFNTESEVDAAVQAVRSLCGA; encoded by the coding sequence GTGATCTATCTCGACTGCGCGGCCACCAGCTTTTTAAAGCCGTCCTGTGTGGCGCAGGCGGTGTTTGACGCCATGCACACCATCGGTTCGGACGGTCGCGGCGCACATGGACTGGCGTTGGCCGCATCCCGCGTGGTGTGGCGCTGCCGGGAACAGGTCGCGGAGCTCTTTGGTCTCACCGACCCCGCGCGCGTGTGCTTCACGTCGGGCTCAACCGAAGCGCTCAATACCGCGATTTTGGGGCTGTTCGGGCCAAAAGACCACGTTATCACCACGGCTTTGGAGCACAATTCGGTGCTTCGGCCGCTTTATCACAGCGGGGCCGAACTGACCGTCCTGCCTGCGGATGAAAAAGGACAGATCGACCTGTCCGGCTTGGAAGCCGCCCGGCAGCGGAACACCCGCGCGGTCGTGTGCACCCACGTGTCCAACGTCACGGGGGAGGTGGTGGATATCGGCCGCATCGGCGCATTCTGCCGGGAACACGGCTTGCTGTTTATCCTGGATGCGTCCCAATCGGCCGGGGTGTTCGACATCGACATGGAGCGGGACGGTATTTCGGTGCTGTGCTTTACCGGCCACAAGAGCCTGCTCGGCCCGCAGGGCACGGGCGGCCTGTGTGTGGCCGAAGGGGTGTCCATCCGGCCGCTCGTCGTGGGCGGCAGCGGGGTGCACAGTTTTTCGCGCACCCATCCGGGCGAGTACCCGACCCGGCTGGAAGCGGGCACGCTTAACGCGCATGGTTTGGCCGGACTGTCGGCTGCCTTGGATTGGCTGGATGCTCAGGGGCTGGAACCGCTCCGGCAGCGTGAGCAGGCGCTCGCCCGCCGGTTTTACCAAGGCGTGTGCGATGCGCCGGGGGTGAAAATCTACGGCGACTGGTCAAACCCTGACCGCGCCGCCATTGTGGCGCTGAACCTCGAAGGCGAGGACGCGGGCGCGGTGTCCGATGCGCTGTATGAGGATTTCGGCATCTGCACCCGGCCGGGCGCGCACTGTGCGCCGCTGATGCACCGCGCCCTGGGCACCGAAGAACAGGGCATCGTGCGCTTTTCGTTCTCGCACTTCAACACCGAAAGCGAAGTGGATGCCGCGGTGCAGGCCGTGCGCAGCCTGTGCGGCGCATAA
- the cysS gene encoding cysteine--tRNA ligase produces the protein MKLFNTLTRKKDEFVPITPGEVKMYSCGPTVYNYFHIGNARPFIMFDLLRRYFEYRGYKVTFVQNFTDIDDKVINKANEEGVDFNTIAERYIKEYYVDAEGLGVKAATFHPRATETMDAIIGIVQKLLDNGHAYLAENGDVYFRTKSDPEYGKLCHQPMEELQAGARIGVGEMKEDPMDFAVWKAAKPGEPAWDTPWGSKGRPGWHIECSAMACKYLGETIDIHSGGLDLIFPHHENEIAQSECANGCEFAHYWVHNGFLTIDNEKMSKSKGNFFMVRDAAKEFGYETIRMFMLSAHYRSPLNYSAESLEMNKASLARLYESRNNMEFRIEKASGDTMTADEAAKMEALMAYKQKFIDAMDDDMNTADALSAIFELVREINGYMSAHDDATKAFLTAAHDLFMELTGVLNIVQKRDDAKDPDADKIEELIAQRAEAKKEKNFAEADRIRGVLADMGVTIKDTRQGTQWSRV, from the coding sequence ATGAAGCTTTTTAACACCCTGACCCGTAAGAAGGATGAATTTGTCCCCATCACGCCCGGCGAGGTGAAGATGTACTCGTGCGGCCCGACCGTGTACAACTATTTCCACATCGGCAACGCTCGCCCGTTCATCATGTTCGACCTGCTGCGCCGCTATTTCGAGTACCGCGGCTACAAGGTCACTTTTGTCCAGAACTTCACCGACATCGATGACAAGGTTATCAACAAGGCCAACGAGGAAGGCGTGGACTTCAACACCATCGCCGAGCGCTACATCAAGGAATACTACGTCGACGCCGAAGGCCTGGGCGTCAAGGCAGCCACCTTCCATCCACGTGCCACCGAAACCATGGACGCCATCATCGGCATCGTGCAGAAGCTGCTCGACAACGGCCACGCCTATCTGGCCGAGAACGGCGACGTGTATTTCCGCACCAAGTCCGACCCCGAGTACGGCAAGCTGTGCCACCAGCCCATGGAGGAGCTGCAAGCCGGCGCGCGCATTGGCGTGGGCGAGATGAAGGAAGACCCGATGGACTTTGCCGTCTGGAAGGCTGCCAAGCCAGGCGAACCGGCCTGGGATACGCCGTGGGGCTCCAAGGGCCGTCCGGGCTGGCACATCGAGTGCTCGGCCATGGCCTGCAAGTACCTGGGCGAGACCATTGACATCCATTCCGGCGGCCTGGACCTGATCTTCCCCCATCACGAGAACGAGATCGCCCAGTCCGAGTGCGCCAACGGCTGCGAATTTGCCCATTACTGGGTACACAACGGCTTCCTGACCATCGACAACGAGAAGATGTCCAAATCCAAGGGCAATTTCTTCATGGTGCGTGACGCGGCCAAGGAATTCGGCTATGAGACCATCCGTATGTTCATGCTGTCGGCGCACTACCGTTCGCCGCTGAACTACTCGGCCGAGTCGCTCGAGATGAACAAGGCCTCCCTTGCGCGTCTGTACGAGAGCCGCAACAACATGGAATTCCGCATCGAAAAGGCATCGGGCGACACCATGACCGCAGACGAAGCGGCCAAGATGGAAGCGCTCATGGCGTATAAGCAGAAGTTCATCGACGCCATGGACGACGACATGAACACCGCCGACGCACTGTCTGCCATCTTTGAGCTGGTGCGCGAGATCAACGGCTACATGTCGGCGCATGATGATGCCACCAAGGCATTCCTGACCGCAGCGCACGATTTGTTCATGGAACTGACCGGTGTGCTGAACATTGTCCAGAAGCGCGACGATGCCAAGGATCCGGATGCCGACAAGATCGAGGAACTGATCGCCCAGCGCGCAGAGGCCAAGAAGGAGAAGAACTTCGCCGAGGCCGACCGCATCCGCGGCGTGCTGGCCGACATGGGCGTCACCATCAAGGATACCCGTCAGGGCACCCAGTGGAGCCGCGTGTAA
- a CDS encoding winged helix-turn-helix domain-containing protein, translated as MHDTWTVTAALRITRGGRKGFGPGVAQLLDGVRQSGSIRSTAAAMGMSYNKAWHILRACEDELGFALLERRTGGAHGGGARLTEQGQALLEHYEAFAKEAHAALEALLDKHLGGELDGK; from the coding sequence ATGCACGATACATGGACGGTCACGGCCGCGCTGCGCATCACGCGCGGCGGGCGCAAGGGCTTTGGGCCGGGCGTGGCCCAGCTGCTGGACGGCGTGCGGCAGAGCGGCTCCATTCGGAGCACGGCCGCCGCCATGGGCATGAGCTACAACAAGGCCTGGCACATCCTGCGCGCCTGCGAGGACGAACTGGGTTTTGCCCTGCTCGAGCGCCGCACGGGCGGTGCACACGGTGGCGGCGCCCGCCTGACCGAACAGGGGCAGGCGTTGCTCGAACATTACGAGGCGTTTGCAAAAGAAGCACACGCGGCGCTGGAAGCGCTGCTCGATAAACATTTGGGAGGCGAACTGGATGGCAAATGA
- a CDS encoding nucleotidyltransferase family protein, whose product MTAAIVLAAGLSRRMGETDKLWLPVGGVPMYRHALALAAAVGDTCFVVTNDPTITAEGEGMGFRVVLSPRAAEGMGYSVAAGAAALDARADYALFLGADQPFLRPETVRQLVRLAQESHCIAVPRVDGKPCAPCVFPHRFFGELAALAGETGGRAVWKRHAAEVRFWDAPNKAEFADIDTPETYQRLAGLDFPSGL is encoded by the coding sequence GTGACCGCGGCCATCGTGCTCGCGGCCGGGCTCAGCCGCCGCATGGGGGAGACCGACAAGCTGTGGCTGCCGGTCGGCGGCGTGCCGATGTACCGCCATGCGCTGGCGCTCGCGGCAGCGGTGGGTGACACCTGCTTTGTCGTGACCAACGACCCGACTATCACCGCCGAAGGGGAAGGGATGGGCTTTCGGGTCGTGCTCAGCCCCCGCGCTGCCGAGGGCATGGGATACTCGGTCGCGGCCGGGGCCGCGGCGCTGGATGCGCGTGCCGATTACGCCCTGTTCCTTGGCGCCGACCAGCCCTTTCTGCGGCCCGAAACCGTGCGGCAGCTCGTGCGCCTGGCGCAGGAGAGCCACTGCATCGCCGTCCCGCGTGTGGACGGGAAACCGTGCGCGCCCTGCGTGTTCCCGCACCGGTTCTTTGGGGAACTGGCCGCCCTTGCGGGTGAGACCGGCGGTCGGGCGGTGTGGAAGCGCCATGCGGCTGAAGTCCGCTTTTGGGACGCCCCGAACAAAGCCGAATTTGCCGATATTGACACACCGGAGACCTATCAGCGCCTTGCTGGCCTTGACTTCCCGTCTGGTTTGTGA
- a CDS encoding DUF3343 domain-containing protein codes for MIRRERKPRLVIAFHTTADALHLEQAAKVAGFPGRLIPVPREITAGCGLAWRDEPENEKSLRDLLAQTGIEAQGLHILTL; via the coding sequence ATGATCCGCCGGGAGCGTAAGCCCCGGCTGGTCATCGCCTTCCACACCACGGCCGACGCGCTGCATCTGGAACAGGCGGCCAAGGTCGCCGGATTTCCGGGGCGGCTCATCCCGGTGCCGCGGGAAATCACAGCCGGATGCGGCCTTGCCTGGCGGGATGAACCAGAAAACGAAAAAAGTCTGCGCGATTTACTCGCACAGACCGGCATCGAAGCCCAAGGGCTACACATTTTGACGTTATAA
- the yedE gene encoding YedE family putative selenium transporter: protein MDFLKKKPGLFVLGVLGGVLAAILAVAGNPGNMALCIACFIRDIAGGMKLHTAPIVQYIRPEIAGIVLGAFVLSLVTREYRSQAGSSPAIRFVLGFAMMTGALVFLGCPLRMVLRMSAGDLNAYVALIGFVLGVGTGALLLKKGFSLGRTYDTRPASGAVLPVALAVLFILSVTAAGLFAFSAERPGSMHAPAALALVCGLAFGALAQRSRMCFAGSVRDILLMKDFTLICVIGGVFVAMLVYNIANGSFQLGFAGQPVAHTEHLWNILGMYVVGLAAVLAGGCPLRQLILAGQGSSDAAMTCIGMLVGAACAHNFQLASSADGTTSGGRVVCVAMIVLLLVIAAACSRRAKN from the coding sequence ATGGATTTTCTGAAAAAGAAGCCCGGACTGTTTGTCCTGGGCGTGCTGGGCGGCGTGCTGGCCGCCATTCTGGCCGTGGCCGGGAACCCGGGCAATATGGCCCTGTGCATTGCCTGCTTCATCCGCGACATTGCGGGCGGTATGAAGCTGCATACGGCGCCCATCGTGCAGTACATCCGCCCCGAGATCGCGGGCATCGTGCTGGGCGCATTCGTGTTGTCGCTCGTCACGCGCGAATACCGCTCGCAGGCCGGTTCGTCTCCGGCCATCCGCTTTGTGCTCGGCTTTGCCATGATGACCGGCGCGCTGGTCTTTCTGGGCTGTCCGCTGCGCATGGTGCTGCGTATGTCGGCCGGCGACCTGAATGCTTATGTGGCCTTGATTGGCTTTGTGCTGGGCGTCGGCACAGGCGCGCTGCTGCTCAAAAAGGGCTTTTCGCTCGGCAGAACGTATGATACCCGCCCGGCATCGGGCGCAGTGCTGCCGGTCGCGCTGGCGGTTTTGTTCATCCTGTCGGTGACGGCGGCCGGGCTGTTCGCCTTCTCGGCTGAGAGGCCGGGCAGCATGCACGCCCCGGCGGCGCTCGCTTTGGTGTGCGGCCTGGCCTTCGGCGCGCTTGCCCAGCGCAGCCGCATGTGCTTTGCCGGCTCGGTGCGCGACATCCTCCTGATGAAGGATTTTACGCTCATCTGCGTCATCGGTGGTGTGTTTGTGGCCATGCTGGTGTATAATATTGCAAACGGCAGCTTCCAGCTCGGCTTTGCCGGCCAGCCGGTGGCGCACACCGAGCATCTGTGGAACATTCTTGGCATGTATGTGGTCGGTCTGGCCGCTGTGCTCGCGGGCGGCTGCCCGCTGCGTCAGCTCATCCTGGCCGGGCAGGGCTCATCGGACGCAGCAATGACCTGTATCGGTATGCTGGTCGGCGCGGCCTGCGCGCATAACTTCCAGCTTGCCTCGTCGGCCGACGGCACGACGTCGGGCGGCCGGGTGGTCTGCGTGGCGATGATCGTTCTGCTGCTCGTCATTGCGGCCGCCTGCTCGCGCCGCGCGAAGAATTAA
- the yqeB gene encoding selenium-dependent molybdenum cofactor biosynthesis protein YqeB — MTGLVIVRGAGDLATGTILKLHAAGLRVLAVECAQPSAIRRAAALCEAVYDGAAEVEGVIARRIDTPDEEHLIRCWERHEVPLVVDEALACASTLHPAAVVDAILAKRNLGTTRAMAPITVGLGPGFTAGTDVDAVIETMRGHDLGRILYADAAKPNTGVPGLIAGEGARRVMHAPADGEMVHLSAIGDTVEEGQEIARVGDTPVYASLSGVLRGLIRAGYPVTKGLKIADIDPRRDQKNNCFTVSDKARCIAGGVLEALLHLAHEKEVRLL; from the coding sequence ATGACCGGGCTGGTTATCGTGCGCGGCGCGGGCGACCTGGCCACAGGCACGATTTTAAAGCTGCACGCGGCAGGGCTTCGCGTGCTGGCCGTCGAATGCGCGCAGCCGAGCGCTATCCGCCGCGCAGCGGCGCTGTGCGAAGCGGTCTACGACGGCGCGGCCGAGGTCGAGGGCGTCATTGCCCGCCGCATCGATACGCCGGATGAAGAACATCTCATCCGCTGCTGGGAGCGGCATGAGGTGCCGCTTGTGGTAGATGAAGCGCTGGCCTGTGCATCTACGCTGCACCCGGCGGCGGTCGTGGACGCCATTTTAGCCAAGCGCAACCTGGGCACCACCCGCGCGATGGCGCCCATCACAGTCGGGCTTGGCCCCGGCTTTACGGCGGGCACGGACGTGGACGCGGTCATCGAAACCATGCGCGGCCACGATCTGGGGCGTATTTTGTATGCAGACGCGGCCAAACCCAACACCGGTGTGCCCGGCCTGATCGCGGGCGAGGGGGCGCGACGGGTCATGCACGCCCCGGCGGACGGGGAAATGGTGCATTTGTCGGCCATCGGCGACACGGTCGAAGAGGGGCAGGAGATCGCCCGGGTGGGCGATACGCCGGTGTACGCGAGCCTTTCGGGTGTGCTGCGCGGCCTGATCCGCGCGGGCTACCCGGTCACCAAGGGGCTTAAAATTGCCGATATTGACCCCCGCCGCGACCAGAAGAACAACTGCTTTACCGTATCGGACAAGGCGCGGTGCATTGCGGGCGGTGTGCTCGAAGCGCTGCTGCATCTGGCGCACGAAAAGGAGGTCCGGCTGCTGTGA
- the yedF gene encoding sulfurtransferase-like selenium metabolism protein YedF, translated as MATIVDARGKACPQPVIDTKNAIREHGAPVITLVDNDIARQNVEKMAAQMGLAAVTDVMEDGTFRIVLQPVASEVLGAVLGGGTEPAASGNMRPEPCPVCTPMDFPPAGGPTVVALTSSCMGTGDDTLGAALMKGFVYALTQLDRAPDTILLYNGGAKLSTEGAETVADLKILAENGCEVLTCGTCLNHYGLTDKLAVGEVTNMYVIAEKLTNAGKVIRP; from the coding sequence ATGGCAACCATTGTAGACGCGCGCGGCAAAGCCTGCCCGCAGCCAGTCATTGATACAAAGAACGCGATTCGGGAGCATGGCGCCCCGGTCATCACGCTGGTCGATAACGACATCGCCCGGCAGAACGTCGAAAAAATGGCCGCCCAGATGGGGCTGGCCGCGGTCACCGATGTGATGGAGGACGGCACCTTCCGCATCGTTTTGCAGCCGGTGGCGTCCGAGGTGCTGGGCGCGGTGCTTGGCGGCGGCACCGAACCGGCCGCGAGCGGAAATATGCGGCCCGAGCCCTGCCCGGTGTGCACGCCCATGGACTTCCCGCCCGCAGGCGGGCCGACCGTGGTGGCGCTGACCTCGTCCTGCATGGGCACGGGCGACGATACCCTGGGCGCGGCGCTGATGAAGGGCTTTGTCTATGCCCTGACCCAGCTTGACCGCGCGCCGGACACCATTTTGCTTTATAACGGCGGTGCCAAACTGTCCACCGAAGGTGCCGAAACCGTGGCAGACCTCAAGATTTTGGCCGAAAACGGCTGCGAGGTGCTCACCTGCGGCACCTGCCTGAACCATTACGGCCTGACCGACAAGCTGGCAGTCGGCGAGGTGACCAATATGTACGTCATCGCCGAAAAGCTAACGAACGCCGGCAAGGTGATTCGTCCATGA
- the rpsI gene encoding 30S ribosomal protein S9 — translation MYTPKKAYFYGTGRRKSSVARVRLFPGGTGEIKINNRTIDNYFGLETLKLIVRQPLEATNTIGKFDIECTVTGGGFTGQAGAIRHGISRALLQADSDAYRPTLKAAGFLTRDPRMKERKKYGLKAARRAPQFSKR, via the coding sequence ATGTATACGCCTAAGAAAGCATATTTCTACGGTACCGGCAGAAGAAAGTCCTCTGTTGCAAGAGTACGTCTTTTCCCGGGCGGTACCGGCGAGATCAAGATCAACAACCGTACCATTGACAACTACTTTGGTCTGGAAACCCTGAAGCTGATCGTTCGTCAGCCGCTGGAAGCAACCAACACCATCGGCAAGTTCGACATCGAATGCACCGTAACCGGCGGCGGCTTCACCGGCCAGGCTGGTGCAATCCGTCACGGTATTTCCCGTGCTCTGCTGCAGGCGGATTCGGATGCTTACCGTCCGACCCTGAAGGCTGCTGGCTTCCTGACCCGTGACCCGCGCATGAAGGAACGTAAGAAGTACGGCCTCAAGGCTGCCCGTCGCGCTCCGCAGTTCAGCAAGCGCTGA
- a CDS encoding tRNA 2-thiocytidine biosynthesis TtcA family protein, producing the protein MQKMLSYVRRAVDHYHMIEENDRIAVGVSGGKDSLTLLVALAELRRFYPKKFEVVAITLEMGYEEMDFSAVATLCETLGVEYIRIPTQIKQIVFDIRKEENPCSLCAKLRRGALHEAALAAGCKKVALGHHFDDVVETYMLSLFYEGRISCFKPVTFLDRKGVTLIRPLLYVPEYYVKSFARRHELPIVHNPCPADGSTKREEVKVLLKDLEKQFPGLRDRVFGAIQRYPLDGWAPDRTRYK; encoded by the coding sequence ATGCAGAAAATGCTCTCCTATGTCCGCCGCGCGGTGGACCATTACCATATGATCGAAGAAAATGACCGCATTGCGGTCGGGGTCTCGGGCGGCAAAGATTCGCTCACGCTGCTGGTCGCTCTGGCCGAATTGCGGCGGTTTTACCCCAAGAAATTCGAAGTCGTTGCCATCACCCTTGAAATGGGGTATGAAGAAATGGACTTTTCGGCGGTGGCTACGCTGTGTGAAACGCTGGGCGTGGAATACATCCGTATCCCGACCCAGATCAAGCAGATCGTGTTCGACATCCGCAAGGAGGAAAACCCCTGCTCGCTGTGCGCCAAGCTGCGCCGCGGCGCGCTGCACGAAGCCGCTTTGGCGGCAGGATGCAAAAAGGTGGCCCTTGGCCACCATTTTGACGATGTGGTCGAAACCTATATGCTGTCCCTGTTTTATGAGGGACGCATCTCCTGTTTCAAACCCGTAACTTTTCTGGACCGCAAGGGCGTGACCCTCATCCGGCCGCTGCTCTATGTGCCGGAGTATTATGTCAAGTCGTTTGCCCGGCGGCATGAACTTCCCATTGTGCACAATCCCTGTCCGGCGGACGGCAGCACCAAGCGGGAAGAAGTCAAGGTCCTGCTCAAGGATTTGGAAAAGCAGTTCCCCGGCCTGCGCGACCGGGTGTTTGGCGCCATCCAGCGCTATCCGCTCGACGGCTGGGCGCCCGACCGCACGCGGTATAAATAA
- the selD gene encoding selenide, water dikinase SelD, whose product MANEIQFCRGGGCTAKLGPAALARVLEKLPRPTDPNLLIGAESSDDAAVYRLTDDLAMVQTLDFFPPMVEDPYVFGQIAATNALSDVYAMGGRVVTALNIVCFPESWDLNILGRILQGGSEKVTEAGGSLAGGHSIADSEVKYGLSVTGVVHPARIRPNNGGHVGDKLLLTKPLGVGLTCTAARAGADTAEAMELAVRSMTTLNRYAAEAADRYTIHACTDVTGFGLLGHLHEMLRPDLSARVWADALPHIPQARFFAEEFYLTAAAQRNRNAAEGRVRFRGADFATEELVFDPQTSGGLLFAVAADDADALLRDVRALGLPCGIIGELLPRLDTEIIVEGTI is encoded by the coding sequence ATGGCAAATGAGATTCAATTTTGCCGGGGCGGGGGCTGCACGGCCAAACTCGGCCCGGCAGCGCTCGCCCGGGTGCTGGAAAAGCTGCCCCGGCCGACCGACCCCAATTTGCTCATCGGCGCCGAGTCGAGCGACGATGCAGCCGTCTACCGGCTGACCGACGACCTTGCTATGGTGCAGACGCTCGATTTCTTCCCGCCCATGGTCGAAGACCCCTATGTGTTCGGCCAGATCGCGGCCACCAATGCGCTCAGCGACGTGTATGCGATGGGTGGCCGGGTGGTCACGGCGCTCAACATCGTCTGCTTCCCGGAAAGCTGGGATTTGAATATTCTGGGGCGCATCTTGCAGGGCGGCAGCGAAAAAGTGACCGAGGCGGGCGGCTCGCTCGCAGGTGGGCATTCGATCGCGGACAGCGAGGTCAAATACGGCCTGTCGGTCACCGGCGTGGTGCATCCGGCCCGCATCCGGCCCAACAACGGCGGCCATGTGGGGGACAAGCTGCTGCTGACCAAGCCGCTCGGCGTGGGGCTGACGTGTACGGCGGCCCGCGCGGGCGCGGACACCGCTGAAGCGATGGAACTCGCCGTGCGCAGCATGACCACCTTAAACCGCTATGCCGCCGAAGCGGCCGACCGGTATACCATTCACGCCTGCACCGACGTGACCGGCTTCGGTCTGCTCGGCCATCTGCACGAGATGCTGCGGCCCGACCTGTCGGCACGGGTCTGGGCGGACGCCCTGCCGCACATCCCGCAGGCGCGGTTTTTCGCCGAGGAATTTTATTTGACCGCCGCTGCCCAGCGCAACCGTAACGCCGCCGAAGGCCGGGTGCGGTTCCGGGGCGCGGATTTTGCTACCGAGGAACTGGTTTTTGACCCGCAGACCTCGGGCGGGCTGCTGTTTGCCGTGGCGGCGGATGACGCCGACGCCCTGCTGCGCGATGTGCGTGCGCTCGGCCTGCCCTGCGGCATCATCGGCGAACTGCTGCCCCGGCTGGACACCGAAATCATCGTCGAAGGAACAATATAA
- a CDS encoding sulfurtransferase TusA family protein yields MLTVDARGLSCPEPVMLMLDAIGKTTEPVVVLVDNATARGNVSHMAEERGRKVTITKEGGDFRLLLE; encoded by the coding sequence ATGCTTACCGTAGACGCCCGCGGGCTGTCCTGCCCCGAGCCTGTCATGCTGATGCTGGACGCCATCGGCAAGACGACCGAACCGGTCGTGGTGCTGGTCGATAACGCGACCGCGCGCGGCAATGTATCCCACATGGCCGAAGAACGCGGCCGCAAGGTGACGATCACCAAAGAGGGCGGCGATTTCCGCCTGTTGCTCGAATGA